In Nitrospira sp., one DNA window encodes the following:
- a CDS encoding glycosyltransferase has translation MSTQGKPQALLIQLEFATWNMARPWTYSANFAIQEGLQANGYECLTIPAIFPSSSPGDANWLKHAERLCRGKQFDLVWVWLVHYEYDRQLLEWIASLAPVRVGFVMESLSYTQEEQRFSPITATRAMVTESQLAYMTHAVVVDEVDATAINAKGTTPAFWCPLFVPERFIDPPDEHPVHHVAAFHGTPYGHRQAWLDHPGLKGVLVSPTSSPSAVQRLFDQLQLRAAELLARHPDAIETLLPKYVSDLQRVRLAEFTQWMKSLREWACIVNLPGFQKGYGGRVYEAMAAGRPVISWDITNRPRNRALFEEGKDILFFPKDDPRTLAQHVASVLRDKGYAYELARNANRKMFRHHTAEKRIQQILSWIATGVIPSFSDGEQTTSHIEPTFATLLLNTAFDAASSNEPTVKTTLSTEARCPNASLLLATQPGSEGQDSETGRERSRIVPKVSIIIPCYQQAQFLAEAVTSVIVQSYRDWECIIVDDGSPDDTAAVADQLIATYPTHRIRLIRKTNGGLADARNAGIRAAQGVYLLPLDADDCLHPDYLNETVSILEQHADIAVVYVDEQNFGESSHVHRKDISTLARLIQANVHDYCSVYRRAVWEAVGGYSPAMYLGAEDWSFWLAAAKMGFRSHHLAKPLFLYRNRPGTMVAQVHANQELVRAHLVMHHPDVFSEDVQRSARTRLSQLSLEHAEKLARVCALHPANNTLQLFQQLARIQTTVSSSLRKEHEGVLMHSEKTDMDEQAREDAYYAELFIKNPEWSTPEPNNDETARWVKIAAYLEHIVRLRARKGETSRLRILDLGCGRGWLANLASAYGDCTGIEPVAAVVAHGRTLYPHVRLHAGHAETLLQQADFLPFDVVLSSEVIEHVPQPDQAQFVAMIRRLVKPRGHVIVTTPRAEVFDLWKKLAPPNQPVEDWLTEADLTRLFIDNQFVRLGNDRVSIELPSFRFLPAPTSAECHQRTLIPFYQVWAWQAPDEQGQAVSSIPFDVRPLVSVIIPTYNRPDRLRDAIQSVFAQTCQDFEIVVVNDGGQDVTSVIDSFNAGAQLVAIQHTDNRDRAAARNTALRAAKGTYIAYLDDDDRYYPDHLETLLAVLQRGEHKIAYTDAWRIHEKRQGEHYVVTGRDLPHSHDFDPRELLIGNYLPVLTVMHERSCLDQAGYFDESLFVHEDWDLWIRMALHYPFHHIKKATAEFTWRIDGSSTSSSMSDTFRRTMDLIYRKYSPYAERLPGVLEAQKKNLLTLKVSTTTQAPAARTYDCSIIIPVWNNASLTRQCLQALADVTDGVSYEVVVVDNGSTDGVETFLQNLGGDVQVIRNEQNLGFSKACNQGARAARGEYLVFLNNDTVPLKGWLSALVEEIRAHADVAVVGSKLLFEDGTIQHAGVAFSREWFLPYHLYRGGNAQAACVSRRRELQCVTAACMLVRRTVFEQAEGFDEGYRNGFEDVDLCLKIRKLQWKVVYQPKSVLYHLESKTPGRKTYEQDNSRRLQERWGSCWWLADEDLLHFEDGYAVHTQITDGVVSYRLEVMSDPQTIAQRTMLADIQRAALRQDSDAVAGYLRRVQAWPSDPWILRWASLLCAGVGQRTLAIPFWERILTIEEDPYARIGLAKQALETGAFDAADRHLAALLEHEPSHGEGWLLRGIVAMQRLAYAEAEQAFERAKQPGANQRKAMLGLVMAALGGNRLETAWSEITVLCAQEPDDEECMHWLLKCGTMLHRWDALASRLSSFVARNPGNIAMRFALSGVLLRAGRRADAQREYEWLLALAPNFEGMAELAKQLAQAERPLVPNHAA, from the coding sequence ATGAGCACACAAGGTAAACCACAGGCGTTACTCATTCAACTGGAGTTTGCGACATGGAACATGGCACGGCCGTGGACGTATTCGGCAAATTTTGCGATCCAGGAAGGACTCCAAGCGAATGGGTACGAGTGTCTGACGATTCCCGCTATCTTTCCGTCGTCTTCACCAGGGGACGCGAACTGGCTGAAGCACGCCGAGCGATTGTGCCGGGGAAAGCAGTTCGACCTTGTCTGGGTGTGGTTAGTCCATTACGAATATGATCGTCAGCTTCTTGAATGGATTGCGTCACTGGCTCCGGTTCGTGTGGGGTTCGTGATGGAATCGCTCTCGTATACTCAAGAAGAGCAGCGCTTTTCACCGATCACGGCCACTCGGGCGATGGTGACCGAATCTCAACTCGCGTATATGACTCACGCGGTGGTGGTTGACGAGGTCGATGCAACAGCAATCAATGCGAAAGGGACAACACCCGCATTCTGGTGTCCCTTATTTGTACCGGAACGATTTATCGATCCTCCGGACGAGCATCCAGTGCATCACGTGGCGGCGTTTCACGGTACACCCTACGGCCATCGCCAAGCATGGCTCGACCATCCAGGTCTGAAAGGGGTGTTGGTTTCACCGACCTCTTCGCCGTCGGCGGTTCAGCGGCTCTTTGATCAGTTGCAGTTGAGGGCGGCTGAGCTATTAGCGCGCCATCCTGATGCCATAGAGACCCTGCTACCGAAATATGTCTCCGATCTGCAACGTGTGCGATTGGCTGAATTTACCCAATGGATGAAGAGCCTGAGGGAATGGGCGTGCATCGTCAATTTACCAGGGTTTCAAAAGGGATATGGCGGCCGCGTGTATGAGGCGATGGCGGCGGGAAGACCGGTTATTTCCTGGGATATCACCAATCGTCCTCGTAATCGAGCGTTATTCGAAGAGGGGAAAGACATTTTATTCTTCCCTAAAGATGATCCGAGAACGTTGGCTCAGCACGTCGCATCGGTACTCCGGGACAAAGGCTACGCCTATGAATTGGCCCGGAACGCGAATCGAAAAATGTTCCGCCATCATACAGCCGAAAAGCGCATCCAGCAGATTCTCTCATGGATCGCCACGGGCGTGATCCCGTCATTTTCTGATGGCGAGCAAACGACCAGCCACATAGAACCAACGTTCGCGACCTTGCTACTCAACACGGCCTTCGATGCAGCCTCTTCGAACGAGCCGACTGTGAAGACGACTCTGTCGACCGAGGCGCGATGCCCGAACGCATCTCTTCTGTTGGCCACACAACCCGGATCAGAGGGGCAGGATTCTGAGACCGGCAGAGAGAGGTCCCGAATTGTTCCAAAGGTGTCGATTATCATTCCTTGTTATCAGCAAGCGCAGTTTTTGGCGGAGGCCGTGACCAGTGTCATCGTTCAGTCGTATCGCGATTGGGAGTGCATCATCGTGGACGATGGAAGTCCTGACGATACGGCGGCGGTCGCAGATCAATTGATCGCCACCTATCCCACTCATCGCATTCGGCTCATTCGTAAAACGAACGGAGGATTGGCGGATGCAAGGAATGCCGGAATCCGAGCCGCACAAGGGGTCTATCTGCTTCCGCTCGATGCCGACGATTGCTTGCATCCCGACTATCTGAACGAGACCGTGTCCATTCTTGAGCAGCATGCGGATATTGCGGTGGTCTATGTGGACGAACAGAACTTCGGCGAGTCATCCCATGTTCATCGCAAGGATATCTCCACCTTAGCGCGACTGATTCAGGCCAATGTGCATGATTATTGTTCTGTCTACCGGCGCGCGGTATGGGAGGCGGTCGGCGGATATTCCCCGGCTATGTATCTTGGTGCAGAGGATTGGAGCTTCTGGCTCGCCGCAGCCAAGATGGGCTTCCGCTCTCACCATCTGGCGAAACCATTGTTTCTGTATCGCAACCGTCCCGGCACCATGGTCGCACAAGTGCACGCCAACCAGGAGCTCGTGAGAGCTCACTTGGTCATGCATCATCCTGATGTGTTCAGTGAGGACGTACAGCGTTCTGCGAGAACACGTTTGTCTCAACTGAGTTTGGAGCACGCTGAGAAGCTGGCACGAGTCTGTGCACTCCATCCTGCGAACAACACGCTGCAACTCTTTCAGCAACTCGCCAGGATACAGACGACTGTCTCGAGTTCCCTACGAAAAGAACACGAAGGAGTGCTGATGCATAGTGAAAAGACCGACATGGATGAGCAGGCTCGTGAGGACGCGTATTATGCCGAATTGTTCATCAAGAATCCCGAATGGTCGACGCCTGAGCCGAACAATGATGAGACAGCTCGGTGGGTCAAGATTGCTGCGTACTTAGAACACATTGTACGACTGCGTGCTCGAAAAGGTGAGACCTCCCGCCTCCGAATCTTGGATCTTGGCTGCGGTCGAGGGTGGCTGGCGAATCTGGCATCAGCGTATGGTGATTGCACAGGCATCGAGCCGGTTGCCGCTGTGGTGGCACATGGTCGAACACTCTATCCGCATGTGCGCTTGCATGCCGGACATGCGGAGACGCTGTTGCAACAAGCCGATTTTCTTCCTTTTGATGTCGTGCTCAGCTCGGAAGTCATCGAGCATGTGCCTCAACCAGATCAGGCTCAATTCGTCGCCATGATTCGCCGCTTGGTGAAGCCTCGCGGGCATGTCATTGTGACAACGCCGCGAGCGGAGGTGTTCGATCTGTGGAAGAAACTTGCGCCGCCGAATCAGCCGGTTGAAGATTGGTTGACGGAAGCTGACCTCACGCGTCTCTTCATCGACAATCAGTTCGTTCGTCTCGGCAACGATCGCGTCAGCATTGAGTTGCCAAGCTTTAGATTTCTTCCTGCCCCCACCTCTGCCGAGTGTCACCAGCGAACACTCATTCCCTTTTATCAAGTCTGGGCGTGGCAAGCGCCGGATGAACAGGGACAAGCTGTGTCGTCGATTCCCTTCGATGTTCGCCCCCTCGTCAGCGTGATCATTCCGACCTATAACCGCCCTGATCGTCTGCGGGACGCCATACAGAGTGTGTTCGCACAGACGTGCCAGGACTTCGAGATCGTCGTCGTCAATGATGGCGGGCAGGATGTCACCTCCGTCATCGATAGCTTCAATGCCGGTGCACAGCTCGTGGCCATTCAACATACAGACAATCGAGATCGGGCCGCGGCACGCAATACGGCGCTGCGTGCCGCAAAAGGTACATACATCGCCTACCTCGACGATGATGATCGGTATTATCCGGATCATCTTGAGACCTTGCTCGCAGTCTTGCAGCGCGGTGAGCACAAAATCGCCTATACGGACGCGTGGAGAATCCACGAAAAACGGCAGGGTGAGCACTACGTGGTCACCGGACGAGACCTCCCGCATTCACATGATTTTGATCCACGAGAACTGTTGATTGGCAATTATCTTCCTGTGCTGACAGTCATGCATGAGCGCAGTTGCCTCGACCAAGCGGGGTATTTCGATGAATCCCTCTTTGTTCACGAAGACTGGGATCTCTGGATTCGCATGGCGCTTCACTATCCCTTTCATCATATTAAGAAGGCCACGGCCGAGTTTACTTGGCGTATCGATGGATCGTCGACGAGCAGCAGTATGAGCGACACCTTTCGACGGACGATGGATCTTATTTATCGAAAATACAGTCCCTATGCCGAGCGTCTGCCGGGCGTCCTGGAAGCCCAAAAGAAAAATCTCTTGACACTCAAGGTTTCGACCACCACCCAAGCACCTGCCGCGCGTACCTATGACTGCTCGATCATCATCCCAGTGTGGAACAACGCCTCGTTGACGCGACAATGTTTGCAGGCGCTAGCCGACGTGACGGACGGCGTGAGCTATGAAGTCGTGGTGGTCGACAACGGCTCGACGGATGGAGTGGAGACATTCCTTCAAAACCTGGGCGGCGATGTCCAAGTCATTCGAAACGAGCAGAACCTTGGATTCTCCAAGGCCTGCAATCAGGGCGCACGCGCTGCTCGTGGCGAATATCTCGTGTTCCTCAATAACGACACGGTTCCACTGAAGGGGTGGCTCTCGGCCCTAGTCGAAGAGATTCGCGCGCATGCAGACGTCGCCGTTGTCGGCAGCAAACTTCTCTTCGAGGACGGCACCATTCAACATGCCGGCGTCGCATTTTCGAGAGAATGGTTCCTGCCGTACCATCTTTACCGAGGCGGCAACGCCCAGGCGGCCTGCGTGTCACGCCGGCGCGAACTGCAATGTGTCACCGCGGCCTGCATGCTGGTCCGGCGTACGGTGTTTGAGCAGGCTGAAGGATTCGACGAAGGATATCGCAACGGATTCGAGGACGTCGATCTCTGCCTAAAGATTAGAAAACTGCAGTGGAAGGTCGTCTATCAACCGAAAAGCGTGCTGTATCACCTCGAAAGCAAAACTCCTGGACGAAAGACCTACGAGCAGGACAACAGTCGCCGGCTCCAGGAACGCTGGGGCTCCTGCTGGTGGCTGGCGGATGAAGATCTGTTGCACTTTGAAGACGGCTACGCGGTCCACACGCAGATCACGGACGGCGTGGTGAGCTATAGGCTGGAAGTCATGTCCGATCCCCAGACCATTGCTCAACGCACGATGCTGGCGGATATCCAGCGTGCGGCATTGCGCCAGGATAGCGATGCCGTAGCAGGCTACCTGCGGCGAGTTCAGGCGTGGCCATCCGATCCCTGGATTCTTCGTTGGGCTAGCTTGCTCTGTGCTGGCGTGGGCCAGCGAACATTGGCTATTCCATTTTGGGAACGCATTCTGACCATCGAGGAAGATCCCTACGCCAGAATCGGGTTAGCAAAGCAGGCGTTGGAGACCGGCGCATTCGACGCCGCCGATCGTCATCTGGCGGCACTGCTCGAGCACGAGCCCTCCCACGGAGAAGGGTGGCTGTTGCGCGGGATCGTCGCGATGCAACGGCTTGCCTATGCAGAAGCGGAACAGGCGTTCGAACGGGCGAAACAGCCCGGCGCGAATCAGCGCAAGGCCATGCTAGGCCTGGTCATGGCGGCCTTGGGCGGCAATCGGCTGGAGACGGCCTGGTCTGAAATTACCGTACTCTGCGCGCAGGAACCGGATGACGAAGAATGCATGCACTGGCTGCTCAAATGCGGAACGATGCTCCATCGCTGGGACGCCCTCGCGTCACGGCTCTCGTCGTTCGTCGCCCGCAATCCGGGCAATATTGCTATGCGATTCGCTCTGTCCGGAGTACTGTTGAGAGCAGGACGCCGGGCGGATGCGCAACGGGAATATGAGTGGCTGTTGGCTCTGGCGCCGAACTTCGAAGGCATGGCCGAGTTGGCGAAACAATTGGCCCAAGCCGAACGCCCGTTGGTGCCGAACCATGCCGCATGA
- a CDS encoding B12-binding domain-containing radical SAM protein, whose translation MNVLLLYPTWTGAYGLFGHFARRNSTWPPLNLALLAAIAERHGHNVTILDGESEQIPLDEMVQRAVAMKPDLIGFTATSPFFHLSKTVAEGIKRLAPDIPIAVGGPHITIMKETALLACFDYAFIGEAEESWPQFLDAYEQGKDPSTVAGILFRRNGELVSTGQPADITNLDALPVPARHRLTMSHYKLGTLRGRLPFTSIQTMRGCPWKCIFCASDALKTTEMRVRSPRSVVNEMKQVVEMFGTRHFYIVDDVMTLWKDHILEICDLIDQEKLQITFEGSTRANLVEEEVIARLAKSGLIRLSFGLETVDPEMRKTMKKQVPLEHYVKANEICNRYGVEAMNSVMIGLPGETRETVRATLKFLRHAREVKQANFAIAVPYPGTEFHKLAVNGEKGVRLMTQDFSEYRRYGSAVTTVGELTPRDLIELQNEGFVSIYSAPWRWIPMLQKHGVIGGSLMLVRLARLLSQKLFGGAGRASQEQLISLGDGAFGQIQESAMSPQPVGVAPAGSSNAAPLLTIASASRAGAAPAGHFGHPANPNG comes from the coding sequence ATGAACGTGCTCTTACTGTATCCCACCTGGACCGGAGCCTATGGCCTGTTCGGCCATTTCGCCCGCCGGAATTCGACCTGGCCACCGCTGAACCTTGCGCTGCTGGCCGCAATTGCCGAACGTCACGGTCACAACGTCACTATTCTCGACGGGGAATCCGAACAGATTCCATTGGACGAGATGGTGCAGCGGGCGGTTGCCATGAAGCCGGATCTCATCGGCTTTACCGCGACGAGCCCGTTTTTCCATTTGAGTAAAACCGTCGCGGAAGGCATCAAACGTCTGGCTCCGGACATTCCCATCGCCGTGGGTGGCCCTCACATCACCATCATGAAGGAAACAGCGCTGTTGGCTTGCTTCGACTATGCCTTCATCGGGGAGGCAGAGGAATCATGGCCGCAATTCCTGGACGCCTATGAACAGGGCAAGGACCCGTCGACGGTTGCGGGGATCCTCTTTCGGCGTAACGGGGAACTCGTGTCGACAGGGCAGCCGGCCGACATTACCAATCTTGACGCGTTGCCGGTTCCCGCGCGGCATCGATTGACGATGTCTCACTATAAACTGGGCACGCTACGCGGCCGTCTCCCATTCACCTCGATTCAAACCATGCGGGGCTGTCCCTGGAAATGTATCTTCTGCGCCTCGGACGCGCTGAAAACGACTGAGATGCGTGTGCGCTCGCCGCGTTCGGTCGTGAATGAAATGAAGCAGGTCGTCGAGATGTTCGGCACCCGGCATTTCTACATCGTCGACGATGTGATGACCCTCTGGAAAGACCACATTCTCGAGATTTGCGACCTGATTGATCAGGAGAAATTGCAGATTACCTTTGAAGGCAGCACCAGGGCCAATCTCGTCGAGGAAGAGGTGATCGCTCGGTTAGCGAAAAGCGGCCTGATTCGTCTGTCGTTCGGACTCGAAACCGTCGATCCCGAAATGCGAAAGACGATGAAGAAACAGGTGCCGCTGGAGCACTACGTGAAAGCGAACGAGATCTGCAACAGGTATGGCGTCGAGGCCATGAACTCCGTGATGATCGGATTGCCGGGAGAAACCCGAGAGACCGTCCGGGCGACGCTGAAATTCCTGCGGCATGCGAGGGAAGTCAAACAGGCGAATTTTGCCATCGCGGTGCCGTATCCCGGAACCGAGTTTCACAAGTTGGCGGTCAACGGCGAAAAAGGCGTCCGGCTGATGACTCAGGATTTTTCCGAATATCGGCGGTATGGCTCCGCGGTCACCACGGTGGGAGAACTGACGCCTCGTGACCTCATCGAACTGCAGAACGAAGGGTTTGTGAGCATCTACTCCGCCCCCTGGCGCTGGATTCCCATGCTCCAAAAACACGGAGTCATCGGAGGATCGCTCATGTTGGTGCGTCTTGCACGCCTGCTTTCTCAAAAGCTCTTCGGGGGTGCTGGACGGGCATCGCAAGAGCAATTGATCAGCTTAGGAGACGGGGCCTTCGGCCAGATACAGGAGTCAGCCATGAGCCCCCAGCCAGTTGGAGTTGCTCCAGCCGGCTCGAGCAACGCGGCTCCGTTGTTGACCATCGCTTCCGCTTCGAGAGCGGGCGCCGCGCCGGCAGGACATTTCGGCCATCCCGCGAACCCCAATGGCTAG
- a CDS encoding cobalamin-dependent protein (Presence of a B(12) (cobalamin)-binding domain implies dependence on cobalamin itself, in one of its several forms, or in some unusual lineages, dependence on a cobalamin-like analog.) has translation MPQARLDVLLVNPGSRTQIYQALGSTLSAIEPPVWGGLIATFLRRRGISVDILDANAEDLLPEEVAARVKEQAPRLVVVLVYGHNPSASTQVMPSAGAICRSIKEQGLSSKVLLLGGHVAALPERTLREEAADFVCAGEGLYTITDLVAALQETSPDWGRVRGLYYWSDGSIQQSSSAPNIERLDEDMPGLAWDLLPMDRYRAHNWHCFGFLDRRSPYASLYTTLGCPYHCSYCCIQAPFKSGEAALGYRAEVNSYRFWSPKTIAADIDRLVLQYGVRHIKFADEMFVLNRRHVTELCQLLIERQYDLNIWAYARVDSVKDGMEELLVRAGVRWLCFGIESGSAKVRNDVLKTFEQDQIGRTIERVRAAGINVIANYIFGLPEDDHDTMQATLDLAIDLNCEFANFYCTMAYPGSALYRRAVEEGWPLPDSWTAYSQHAVDSLPLPTRHLHATEVLAFRDSAFQAYFDRPAYRAMLGKRFDEETVRHVQAMTSRKLVRQPPAVAMQAARTLS, from the coding sequence ATGCCACAGGCCAGACTCGATGTGCTTCTGGTCAATCCCGGAAGCCGGACCCAGATCTACCAGGCCTTGGGGAGCACCCTGAGCGCCATCGAACCTCCTGTGTGGGGCGGACTGATCGCGACGTTTCTGCGCCGCCGAGGGATCAGCGTGGACATTCTGGATGCCAATGCCGAGGACCTGCTTCCGGAGGAGGTGGCGGCGCGGGTGAAGGAGCAGGCTCCTCGTCTCGTCGTCGTACTGGTCTACGGGCACAATCCTTCCGCGTCCACGCAGGTGATGCCGTCGGCCGGAGCCATCTGTCGATCCATCAAGGAGCAGGGCCTGTCGAGCAAAGTGCTGCTGTTGGGCGGCCATGTCGCGGCGCTGCCGGAACGCACGCTGCGCGAAGAGGCCGCGGATTTCGTCTGTGCCGGGGAAGGGCTCTACACCATCACGGACTTGGTCGCGGCCTTACAGGAAACCTCGCCCGATTGGGGCCGCGTGAGAGGCCTGTACTATTGGAGCGACGGATCGATCCAACAATCCAGTTCCGCACCGAACATCGAACGGCTGGATGAGGACATGCCGGGGCTGGCCTGGGATCTTCTTCCCATGGATCGATATCGCGCGCACAACTGGCATTGTTTCGGCTTTCTTGACCGGCGCAGTCCCTACGCGTCGCTCTACACCACATTGGGCTGTCCCTATCACTGCTCGTATTGTTGCATTCAAGCACCGTTTAAGAGCGGGGAAGCGGCGTTAGGGTATCGGGCTGAGGTCAATAGCTACCGCTTCTGGTCGCCGAAGACCATTGCAGCGGACATCGATCGCCTCGTGCTGCAATATGGAGTACGCCACATCAAGTTTGCCGATGAAATGTTTGTGCTCAATCGGCGGCATGTCACGGAATTGTGCCAGCTGTTGATCGAGCGCCAGTACGATCTGAACATCTGGGCCTATGCACGGGTGGACTCCGTGAAAGACGGCATGGAAGAGCTGCTTGTCCGCGCGGGGGTGCGGTGGCTCTGCTTCGGAATCGAATCAGGCAGTGCCAAAGTCCGCAACGATGTGCTCAAGACATTCGAGCAGGATCAGATCGGGCGGACCATCGAGCGGGTTCGAGCAGCCGGCATCAACGTGATCGCCAACTACATTTTCGGGTTGCCGGAAGACGATCATGACACGATGCAGGCAACACTCGATTTGGCCATCGATCTGAACTGTGAGTTCGCCAACTTCTACTGCACCATGGCGTACCCCGGATCGGCGCTCTATCGGCGAGCCGTCGAAGAAGGGTGGCCTCTTCCCGATTCGTGGACCGCCTATTCCCAGCATGCCGTGGATTCTCTTCCGCTGCCCACGCGTCACCTGCATGCCACTGAGGTGCTCGCCTTCCGTGATAGCGCGTTTCAGGCCTATTTCGATCGGCCGGCCTATCGGGCCATGTTGGGAAAACGGTTCGATGAAGAGACGGTGCGCCACGTCCAAGCAATGACATCGCGGAAGTTAGTCCGCCAGCCTCCAGCTGTCGCCATGCAGGCAGCTCGTACCCTCTCATGA
- a CDS encoding transketolase, protein MKTAHVTGNSHNNALDMEERLRRKAQWVRSTVLEMAVKAHSGHVSTAFSQTELLVALYYGGLLRFDARNPKWNGRDRFILSKGQGGIGLYPILADQGYFPLSELENFAGVGNLLGVHAEWNIPGIEVITGSLGHGLPIATGMAEAALMNRDEHLIVCFLGDAELFEGSNWEAAIYAGHRGYRNLICIVDRNGQGVLGPTDPADQRLASDNPRLNPLDKKFKAFGFETREIDGHSFPAIFEAFGDMRSTKRKKPLMIIANTRKGHGASLMEGKRLWHYRVPEGADLELTRHDINHV, encoded by the coding sequence ATGAAGACGGCACACGTCACCGGCAATTCGCACAACAACGCATTGGACATGGAAGAACGGTTGCGGCGCAAGGCGCAATGGGTGCGCTCGACGGTCCTGGAGATGGCAGTGAAGGCACATAGCGGCCATGTCAGCACGGCCTTTTCACAAACCGAACTGCTGGTGGCCTTGTACTACGGAGGCCTGTTGCGCTTCGACGCGCGGAACCCGAAATGGAACGGGCGGGACCGGTTTATTCTCAGCAAGGGGCAGGGAGGAATCGGACTGTATCCGATCCTGGCGGACCAGGGATACTTTCCTCTTTCCGAATTGGAAAACTTCGCCGGCGTGGGGAATCTGCTGGGCGTCCATGCCGAATGGAACATTCCGGGAATCGAAGTCATCACCGGCTCGCTAGGCCACGGTCTTCCGATCGCTACCGGCATGGCCGAAGCCGCGTTGATGAATCGGGACGAACACCTGATCGTGTGTTTCCTCGGGGATGCGGAACTCTTCGAAGGGTCCAACTGGGAAGCCGCCATTTATGCCGGCCATCGCGGCTATCGCAATCTGATCTGCATCGTCGATCGTAATGGACAGGGCGTACTCGGGCCGACGGATCCGGCAGATCAACGGCTGGCTTCCGACAATCCGCGCCTCAATCCGCTCGATAAGAAGTTCAAGGCGTTTGGATTTGAGACGCGCGAGATCGACGGCCACTCCTTCCCAGCCATCTTTGAGGCATTCGGAGATATGCGATCGACGAAACGCAAGAAGCCGCTGATGATCATCGCCAATACCCGCAAGGGGCACGGCGCCTCGCTCATGGAGGGCAAGCGCTTATGGCATTACCGCGTGCCGGAAGGCGCGGATCTCGAATTGACCAGGCACGACATCAATCACGTGTAA
- a CDS encoding NTP transferase domain-containing protein — protein sequence MTQSSMADCDVIILCGGLGTRLKTVVSDRPKPMADIHGRPFLSFLIDHWLRYGARRFIFCTGHMGDLIETWVRSEGEAYQALFVRDPSLLGTGGAMAQAFAVARSQRVFVVNGDSFCEVDPVRLLRFHLMKRAQGTMVLASPDNRTDAGDVVLGQDDRVLSMVEKPGCGPRGYFNAGIYVFERTVSTLFPAATAWSLEREFIPRLVPESLYGFVTASPLFDIGTPERLAAFTDSMGACRR from the coding sequence ATGACTCAGAGCTCGATGGCAGACTGCGATGTGATCATTCTGTGCGGCGGCCTCGGCACCAGGCTGAAGACCGTGGTGTCCGATCGTCCGAAACCCATGGCCGACATTCACGGCCGACCGTTTCTGTCGTTTCTGATCGACCACTGGCTCAGATACGGCGCCCGTCGTTTCATTTTCTGCACGGGACACATGGGCGACCTCATAGAAACCTGGGTACGATCGGAAGGTGAGGCCTATCAGGCGCTGTTTGTGCGGGATCCTTCTCTTCTTGGCACCGGGGGAGCCATGGCACAGGCCTTCGCGGTAGCGCGCAGCCAGAGGGTGTTCGTAGTCAACGGCGATTCATTCTGCGAAGTGGACCCTGTGCGACTGTTGCGATTTCATCTGATGAAACGCGCGCAAGGAACGATGGTCCTCGCTAGTCCCGACAATCGGACCGACGCGGGAGACGTGGTCTTGGGGCAAGACGACCGCGTGCTGTCGATGGTGGAAAAGCCCGGCTGTGGTCCGCGGGGCTACTTCAATGCGGGCATCTATGTGTTTGAGCGAACGGTGAGTACGCTGTTTCCAGCGGCCACAGCCTGGTCGCTGGAGCGAGAATTCATTCCACGGTTGGTCCCGGAGTCACTGTATGGATTTGTGACCGCCAGCCCTCTATTCGATATCGGGACCCCGGAACGGCTGGCGGCTTTTACGGACAGCATGGGCGCATGTCGACGATAG